AATCAAGCTGAAACTCCTTCTTCTACTTTTCCCAGAACAAAGAAAACTTGCCCTGTTGCCTAAATTTAAGGAAATGAAATAAAAAAAGGGAGCGTTGCTCCCTTTTTACTAGTCAATCATGTAGGGCAGCAACGCGATGCTGCGAGCCCGTTTAACGGCAATCGTGACTTGCCTCTGGTGTTTAGCGCAATTGCCTGAGATTCTACGGGGCAGAATTTTGCCTCTCTCAGTAATATATTTACGTAATTTTTGTGTATCTTTGTAGTCGATGCTCTCAACTTTATCAACACAAAAACTGCATACTCTTTTACGCGGACGGCGTCCCCGTTCCTTTTTTACGGCAGCGTTTGCCAATGAACGCTCCTCCCTTCATACTAAAATGGTATATCATCATCTAGACTAACTTCATGAGCAAAAGAACCAAAATCATTTTGAGCTGAAGATGCTCCGGCATTATTGTCTTTGGGACTCAAAAATCTGACGTTCTCTCCCAAGACCTCTGTCACCCATCTTTTTTGCCCATCCTGACCGTCATAAGAGCGGACCTGAATCCTGCCATCTACTGCAGCCAGTCTTCCTTTCGCCAAATAGTTCGCGCAGAGTTCAGCTAACTGGCGAAAAACAACGCATGGAATAAAATCCGTTTCCTTCTCGCCCTGGCTGTTCTTGTAATTCCTGTCGACGGCTAGCGTAAAAGATGCAACAGCTACACCGTTTGGTGTATAGCGTAGCTCAGGGTCTTTCGTTAATCGCCCGATAAGTACTACACGATTCAACATCTTAAACCCTCCGCATCGTTATTCCTTCTTGGTTGTCATAAACCGGATCACAGCATCAGAAATTTTCATCAGCCTTTCCAGTTCATCAACCGTACGTGCTTCACCGTTGAAGTTCATCAGGACATAAACACCTTCATTGAACTTCTTAACCTCGTAAGCCAGGCGTCTTTTACCCCAAATATCAACCTTGAGGTCTGTACCACCATTGGCATTGACGATCTCTTCAAATCTTTGAACATTTGCTTTTGAAGCCTCATCATCGAGATCCGGTCTTATAATGTACATCACTTCGTACGCTTGCATAAATGCACCTCCCCTCGGACTAAATGGCCCCACCTCGAGTGTGGAGCAGGGTTATTATGCTACAACACGATATTATAACACTTCCTTATGTCATTTGCAAATAATGATGATTTTGCTAGTTCTGAGAACCTTTCATCTAGACATTAAATCTGAAATGCATAATATCGCCGTCCTGAACGACATATTCTTTGCCCTCTAACCGAACCAAGCCCTTGTCCTTGGCTCCATTCAGACCGTTATTTTCCATAAAATGTTCATATTTGACGACCTCTGCCCGGATAAAACCCCGCTCAAAGTCGGAATGAATCGTACCTGCCGCCTGAGGCGCTTTGGTTTCCCGGCAGATCGTCCAAGCCTTTACCTCTTTAGGACCTGCCGTAAAGAAAGTTATCAGTCCAAGCAGCTTGAATGCGCTCCTGATCAGCCGATCAAGTCCAGATTCCGTGAGCCCAAGTTCCTCCATAAAGATTTCTTTCTCATCTTCTTCAAGTTCTGCTATTTCTGCTTCAATCTTGGCGCAAACAGGAATGACTTCAGCATTTTCGAGTCTGGCTATTTCCTGTACTTTTTGGACATTGGCGTTATTTTCCCCGTTAGAAGCTTCCGCTTCAGAAACATTCGCGGCATAAATCACCGGTTTTAGGGTCAACAGACTGACACTGTTCAGCAATTCTTTTTCTTCTTCAGAGAAACCAACCAAATTAGCCGGTATCCCCTGGTCAAATTTTTTCACGAGCTTTTCTAATACCTCAGCTTCGAATTTGGCCTTCTTATCCCCGGATTTGATCATTCCGACCAGCTTGGCCTGACGGCGGTATACGGTTTCCATATCTGCCAGGATCAATTCCATCCGGATCGTTTCAATATCCCGTTCCGGGTCAATTTTACCTTCGACGTGAACAACGTTATCATCTTCAAAACAACGTACAACATGAACAATGGCATCCACTTCCCGGATATGGGAAAGAAATTGGTTGCCTAGTCCTTCACCTTTACTTGCACCCCTTACCAGACCGGCAATATCGACAAATTCGACAACTGCCGGAACGATTTGCTGCGGGTTCACAATTTTAGCCAGTGCTTTTAACCGAAAATCCGGTACCTGTACAATTCCGACATTCGGATCAATAGTACAGAACGGGTAATTGGCCGATTCTGCTCCGGCTTTCGTTATCGCATTAAATAGTGTTGACTTGCCGACATTGGGCAGCCCAACTATTCCTACATGCAGAGACATGTTTTTCCCCCTCAAATTCTAGTTAAATCAGTCCGAGATCCCCTGACTGTTTTCTGCCGTCAGGATTTTTTTAATATTCCTTTCCAGCTTTGCCCTGGTTATCCAGGTCTGATGCCCGCACTTCAGACATTCAATCCGAAAATCCATACCTGTTCTCATGATCTTAAATTCTGTATTGCCACAGGGATGGGCCTTTTTGAGCCTGACAATATCTCCTACATTAAGATCCATAGTCATTCAGCCTCTCTTTCAAACCAGCCCATTCAGCAAAGGTATAGAATCCAGAGGATTATTCAGAATATCCCCCGCAAAAACAGAAATCCCTGATAAAATCAGATCGTATCCTTGCATAAACCAGGGATAAAGCAAGGAGCTACCCGTCTTAAGCAATCCGGAGTCACCGGTGCTTAACAACGGTGAAAACAACCCCAGGACCAGAGAAATCACGACAAAGGTACTCAGTAAACCAAAAAGCAGTCCTCCCCCTCGGTTGATAAAACTTAAGTTTTTTGCTATAGGGGTAATGACCAAAGCGATGATAAGATTAATGATACATGCTGCTAAAATAAACAAGAGCAGGACAGCACCAATCTTCAGGACATAATCTGTCAAAACAGGTGTGGCCTGACCAATCATGGATTGCCTGATGCTGTCAGCGGCACCGTAGGGATCTGTCCCGGATGCTTTGCTTTCAGCAATTTTGGTCAAAAAATTTCCGATTTTGGGCTCCAGTTTTGCTTCAAGCCCTAAAACGGGTTCCAATAGGTTCAGAAATGGTTTGTAAAAAAACACCGCAATGCCTATCGCAGCGATCTTTCCGATAAATCTTGATAAACCGGTAATAAGGCCCTTCCGAAACCCGATTAGGCCTCCCAGAACCAGCAGCGCCAGCATTACATAATCAAATGTATTCACGCTACGCTCTCCTTTACAGAATGGCGGGGATATGTGCGAATCGAACACACCTCGGAACGTTCTGCGTCCCGACACACGGATTTGAAGTCCGGGAACGACACCAGCCGCTATATATCCCCAAGACCTTTTAGAGTCTGCTGAATCATTTTAACACTTAATGCTTCGAATGTGAACCTTTGTCTTATTCTTTGGCAATTCTTTGACGCTCTTAAAATTATTTTTCTTGTTCATCCAAATTCATTATAATATTTACACTTAAATACTAATAAAATATCAGTGTCTTTATTCATTAATATTTGCATGTAAATATACTGTACTTTATAGTTCTATTAAATAGTACTGACTTTAAAATCTATCAGTAATACAACAAAAAGACTGTATATATAAATATAATGCACCTGCTGCGGATCCTGAGCGTCGTGTCCAATCTAATAAGCATATAAACACAAAGAAGAATCTTATATTATTTACATAACCATTTACATGCATAATTACATTTGTATTTTTATGCATATTCACATGTATATTTTAATGTAAATATTATATAGAATATAATTACAATCTTTGTGTAAATATTGTGTCATATATTTAACATATTTATATTCTGTATTTCTTATTTTAAAATTATATGATATTGTTGAGATCTCTGCTTATGGTACAATAGGATAGAATATAAAAGGAGGCTAGATGTGTTGAAACTTGTTGATGCCAGAGGATATTCCTGTCCGGAACCTGTAATTTTTACCAAAAGAGCTTTAGCGGATGATCCTTCAGAAATCATGGTCATTGTCGATAATGAGACATCCAAAATTAACGTTGAACGGTTTTTGAGAGTTGCCGGATATCGGGTCGAAGTTGATCATGAGCAGCCAAATCAATATTCTCTAAAGGGAATAAAGAAAACTTAGCCTGGATTTTGGGCAGATCCTGGTTTTACCCTGATGTCTCCGTTTCTTTCTGTAACATGAATTGAATCAAAATATTCCAGTAAAGGCACCGCAAATTTACGGCTAGTCTGCCAGCAGTCCCGTGCTTCAGAAACCGTAATCTGTCCATTTTCTTGCAGGTGCTTTTCCAATATTATTTTAGCTTTTTCTATTGCACTTGCTGCAATATAGAATTCTCCTACCTGTTTCCAGACGTTATTTGTTTTAAGATATTCGGCATATTCCGGAAATTTTGCAGCGGGTACCCCGCATTCTGCAACCGCAGTTTCCTGCCCCGGAGGATTTAGCCCTGCCTTTTCCCAGATTTTTTGCAAAGCGTCAAGCTTTTGCCTGATATCCTCAGGCAGCCCGATTTCAGATACTGCCTGGACCAGACTGCTGCTTAGCCTGAAATACTGATGATCTGCTCCCCATTCCAAAATCAACTGCCAGCGTTTATGGGAGACAGCCGTTTTCAGGATTCTTTTTAATTCCTCTCTGCCTATTCCTCCGCGCAGCGGATATGTCTTTTGATATTTCATTGCTTCCGCATTTACTTTAAGAGCCCATTCTTCTGCTGTACTTTTAAGCCAGAATAATGATAATCCATCCTCCGCTAAGATCACAACAGTCTGATCATTTTTGAGACGATCCAAAGCCAGCTGAACTTCGTCCTGCCCAAGAGCATACTTTTTCCTGACTTCATCGGAAGATAAAGGGATAGTAAGCTCTTTTTTTATTTGATCAGTTAAGCCGCCTTCTGCTTTAGACCGAAATTCGGTTATGACCTTTTCTCGAAAACGTTTTTGTTTGGCATTTGCCAGGCTCAGTACAACTCCTCCGCCGATCGTCGCGACAGGTGAATAGTACCTGATTACAAACCGGTCCCCTTTTGCTGCGACAACCGGTTCCTCCAGAATGACTTGGGCAAACCCTTTCTCCCCGGGAGCCAATTCTTCCTGGGCCAGAAGATGAACCCGTCCCAGTGTTTCGGCCGTTCCTAAATGAAAATGTATCCTCTGCCTTTGTTTGATCGTTCTTTGCTCTGACGCGAGGTTGGATAGTTCTACGTCTAAAATTTGTCCTGCGTTATAATATCCGGGATCAACAAGGCTTGCCCCCTTGGGAATATCACTTACAGCCAGTCCGGCTATGTTTATCGCAACCCGCTGTCCGGCATAAGCTTCGGAGACCTGTTCACCATGAACTTGAATATTTCTAATTTTCATGGTTTTTCCCCCCGGTTCCAGGCATACTTCCTGTCCTTTCTGAATCGTCCCTGTGTTCAAAGTCCCTGTGACCACTGTTCCAAACCCCCGAATCGTAAAAACTCTGTCAATCGGCATTCTTGACGGAAGATCCAAACGTTTCCCCTCGGTTGTTTGGAGCACAGTCATAATTGTCTGCAGCAATTCCGGGATTCCCTGGCCAGTGACAGAAGATACTTTGCAATACGGAGCATCCCGCAGAAAACTGTCTTGGAGTTTTTCTCTGGTATCCTTTTCAATCATAGAAAGCCATTCCTGATCAACCAGGTCAATTTTTGACAGTACAACAATTCCTTTTTCTACATTTAACATGTTTAATATATCCAGATGTTCCTGGGTTTGAGGCATCACGCCTTCATCGGCAGCAATAATCAGTAGAACAATATCCATTCCACTCGCGCCGGCTAACATTTGACGGACAAATTTTTCATGACCCGGTACATCAATGATTCCTGCTTTGCGACCGTCCGGGAGTGTCAGATAAGCAAACCCAAGCTCGATCGAAATTCCTCTTTCCTTCTCTTCCTTGAGCCGGTCTGTGCTTATACCTGTCAAGGCTTGAATAAGGTGGGTTTTCCCATGATCCACATGGCCTGCTGTTCCAATAATTAGATATCTTTCCATAGCTAATACCTAAAGTACAGGTCAACCCCATATTTTGATGATAGCGTTGACATGGTACTTATACCTTATATTTATTGCGGATATTCCTGACTCTAATTATAATATGGGTTTGGATTTTTTCATATTCTGATTTTGATTTGTTACGCATAAATATTACTGATTGTGGAAATAATAGCAAAGTACTCTAAAAATTATTATTTTGCATATTTACTCACATAAACAATCATACGATCGCAATGCCATGGATGGAAATTGCAGCGACTCTATTTCATTTAACCTCCGGAGGTATCCGCATTGAACCCATTGCCAGGAATTCGAGAAAAAGAGCATCTGCGTGCCCATTACACAGACCGTCCCGGTCTTTACCAGCTTCAGTTAAGGTTGAAAAAATATCTGAAAGCTGCAGCCGGTAGACCGGTGGTTCTATTATGTATAGGGACGGATCGTTCTACCGGCGATTCTCTGGGGCCTTTAACCGGCACAAAACTAGATGAAAAAGGTCTTTCAGGATTGACGGTTGTCGGAACGCTCGAAAAGCCTGTTCATGCAGAAAACCTTGAATCCACCCTGAAAAACTTGTTTGCCAAGTATTGCAATCCCTATATTATTGCCCTGGATGCCTGCCTGGGTCAACTTGACTCCGTTGGCTACATCAGCTTGGCAGAAGGCCCTTTAAAACCAGGAACCGCCGTAAAAAAAGAACTGCCGGAGGTAGGAGAAATCCACCTTACCGGCATTGTCAATATCAACGGTTTTATGCAATACATGGTGCTGCAAAACACCAGATTGAGTATCGTATGGCAAATGTCTGAGGTACTATGTAATTTGTTCCAGCGGACTTACTTCTTGTTGAATCAATCTTGAATTTAAATAGTTAGCTCATTCTTCGAGGCTTTTTCAATAGCGAACTTCTCCTCAGGGCTAAGTTTAACATTGGCCTGCCCTTTTTCGATCCCTTTGGCATAGATTCTGCACTCTTCAACACTATGAATTCCTGTAAGGACGACGCCGGTCTTTTCCTGATTCAGTAAAGCAAGGGCGAAGCTCAGGTCGGCACCCATATTTTCGAAAGAATTAAATCGGACCAGTTCCGCGCGGTCAATTCCGTTGCGGGCTTTATCTTCGGCAAGCTTAAGCCTTTGCCCATGCTCTGCAGCAATACGGCTTAATTCAGCAACTTCTTTTAAATTGGCGCTCAGCAGTTCTTCCAGCTGTGTTCCGGATAAGAACGTCTGCAGGCTGATATAGGATTTTTCAAATTTACTCATACGGACACGTAGAGCATTGGTCATAACAATCGCAATCACGGTAACGATCAAGGCTACAACCGATACTGCCAAGACGATAATCAACTCGGGTTCTAAAATAGAAAACAAAAATGATCCCCCCTAAAGAATGTAATAACATGTTCCACGTGGAACATATTAAACTTCAATCTCCCAACGTTCTAAAAGCCGGTTAAGTTCATCCCGGGAATAATAATTAATCTCAATTTTTCCTTTTTCTTCACTTCCTGATACAGCTACCTTGGTCTGAAAACTGTGCCGCAGTTTTTCTTCAATATCATTTAAAGAACTATAGCTCTTGTTTTTCGGTGTCTTCACAGCATTTTTGGCAGGCTGCACTTTCTTTTCACTATTCTGAACAATCGTTTCCGTTTCCCTTACAGATAATAATCCCTCAACAGCCCGTTTCGCGAGAGAAATCTGCTGCTCTTTATTTTCTAAAGAAAGTATCACCTTGGCATGTCCCAAAGAAATTGCTTCTTTATTAATCAGTTCCAAGACTTCAGCGGGCAGCTGAATAATTCGAAGTAAGTTGGCTACAGTAGGCCTACCCTTACCGACGCGTCTGGCAACCTGTTCCTGAGTTAGTCCATAATCTTGAATTAAGCGTGCATATGCAAGGCCTTCTTCTACAGGAGATAAGTCCGCGCGCTGGATATTTTCGATTAAAGCCTTTTCCGTCATTTCCTGCTCAGTGCAGTCTCTCACAATACAGTTAATTCTGTCGATCCCTGCAAGCTGTGTAGCTCGAAAACGCCTCTCTCCCGCAATGATGATGTATCTGCTTCCTTCAGGCTTTACAAGGATAGGCTGCAGTAATCCATGTTCTTGAATAGAATCCGCAAGCTCTTGAAGTTTTTCACGGTCAAACTCCCGTCTCGGCTGGCCAGGATTTGGTACAATATCCGCCAGCATTATTTCTTTAATTTCACTGCTTTCCGTTTCTCTTTCCGTAATTAAAGCGCCAAGCCCTCGGCCTAAACCTTTTTTAGACACGTTCCAAGACCTCCTCGGCTAAATCTCGATATACTTCAGCTCCACGCGACTTGCTATCATATAGAATGATCGGCTGACCATGGCTCGGGGCTTCACTAAGCCGAACATTCCGGGGAATAATGGTTCTGAAGACTTTATCTCTAAAATATTTCTTAACCTCATCGACGACCTGAATCGATAAATTTGTCCTCGCATCAAACATGGTCAAAAGTACGCCGATAACTTGAAGGTCTCTATTAATGGAACGTTTGACCTTATCAAGCGTATTGACTAGCAAGCTTAAACCTTCCAACGCATAATACTCACATTGAATAGGAATCAAAACATCTGTTGCCGCACAAAGTGCATTCAACGTAAGAAGTCCCAGGGAAGGGGGACAATCAATAATGATAAAATCAAATTCATCCTTTATTCCTTGCAAAGCAGTTGCAAGCTTTCCTTCACGGTACAGCTGGGAGACTAGCTCAATCTCAGCACCGGCCAGTTCAATACGGGCAGGCGCAACCTTTAAGTTTTTCAGCTCTGTATCGGCGATCACACTTTGAATGTTTTCTTCATTGATAATTACATCATAAATACAGCGGGACAACCGATGTTTCATAATACCACAACCGCTGGTGGCATTTCCCTGTGGATCAAGATCAACGAGGAGAACTTTTTTCCCTTTCTCAACCAGACTGGAGGAGAGATTCACAGCAGTCGTTGTTTTGGCGACTCCTCCTTTTTGATTTGCTATAGCAATGATTCTGGCCAATCTTGTATCTCCTTCCTCACAGACTTGATCAATTAGTACCTAGTCAACCTAAGATAATAATATAATGACGAGCAGATTTTTGTAAGACAAGGCGAAAAATTAAGGTATACCAGTCATATGGCAATTAACGTCCACGGGTGAACTAATGCAGCAATGCCATGGACTGCACGAAGCTACAAGAAAACACAGTATTACATGAAATATGCCGACAGTTATATAAAATTTAGGGTTGACATGGAACTTGGCCTGTAAAAAAATTTATTTATATTATTATACTACAAAATTATACTATAAAATATTTAAAAACCACTTATTTAATCATTCTTGATCATTTCAGCAGATGATTACTAGAGAGGGGTTTTTTTCGGTTTCCCAGCTTGACGCGGATATTGAGCAGGTGTGTTCAATATTTTTTTAACAATAATCAGAGAACGGTTATCCGCGCCTTCCGCCAATGAATATTTTTCGACATGCTCAACTTCACAGTTTAGGATCCGCAAGGCGTTCTTAGCCAAAGTTATTTCATTTTCAGGATCGATTCCCTTCGCTGCAATAAATCTTCCGCCAACTTTCAGCAAAGGAGTTGCATATTCCAGTAGTACCGGCAACTCCGCGACTGCTCTGGCCACCGTAATATCAAATCGCTGCCGGTACGCCTTGCTGCGGCCAATATCTTCAGCTCGTGCATGGCAGGTTTCGACCTTCAAGCCAAGGCTATCGCAGACCTCCTGCAAAAAATGAATTCTTTTGGCTAGCGCATCGACAAGGACGACTTTAATTTGCGGCAAAAGTATTTTAATGGGAATACCTGGAAATCCAGCACCGGTACCAAGATCCGCAATAACAATTTGTCCATTGGGATAATAATGCATTATCCACTTGACAAACACCAGAGAATCCAGATAATGCTTAATCACCATTTCTGCCGGATCGGTAATGGCTGTTAAGTTCATTTGTTCGTTCCTCTGAAGTAACAGTACTGTATATTGTTCAAACTTTTCAAGATGTTCGGCGGAGAGTTCCAGACTCAAGACATCCCGGACCTTATCGTGCAAGACGCTAAGCGGTTCCTTAAGATCCATTTCCAGAAATTGATCATTCATCAGAAATGTTCCTCCGCCTTTGTTCCAGATAAATCAATAAAACCGAAATATCCGCAGGACTCACTCCGCTGATTCTCGATGCCTGTCCGACGTTGATCGGCTGCACGCCGTTAAGCCGCTGTCTGGCTTCATTGGATAGACCTTTGATTTTCAAATAATCCAGATTAACAGGCAGAACTTTTTCTTCAAGTTTGATAAATCGGTTTACTTCTTCCTGTTGTTTCTGAATGTACCCTTCGTATTTAATTTGGATTGAGGCTTCTTCTAATACTTCAGCGTCATACGTCCCCATCTCCGGCATAAAACGTGGCAGCAAATCTGGTATAATTTCCGGCCTCTTCACAAGTTCCTCCGCTTTAATTCCGCTTCGGAGCGGAGTAGACCCCGCCTCGATCAGCAATTCCTGAATATCTGCACTGGCGGGAGAAAAAGTAATCGTCTTCCATTGCTGAAAGATTCTCTCCAGATTGTTCAGCTTCTGCTCAAAAATCTTCCACCTGTCATCTGCAACTAGTCCCAGTTTTCTACCCTTCTCAGTCAAACGCAGATCAGCGTTGTCCTGACGCAGCAGCAAACGGTATTCCGCCCTTGAGGTCAAAAGCCTGTACGGCTCACAAATCTCTTTATTGACCAGGTCATCAATTAGTACACCGAGATATCCGTCGGAACGCTTTAAAATAAAAGGTTCTCGGCGTAAAGCTTTAAGCGCTGCGTTGATTCCGGCCATTAAGCCCTGCCCGGCCGCTTCCTCATACCCGGATGTTCCGTTAAGCTGTCCCGCTGTAAAGAGCCCCGGGAGATTTCGTACTTCCAGCGTCAGAGAGAGCTGATACGGTTTGACATAATCGTATTCAATCGCATATCCGGGACGCAAAATCTGAACATTTTCCAAACCGGGAATGCTACGGAAAAACATATGCTGGATTTCTTCCGGCAGGCTGGTTGACAGCCCGGCAACATATAATTCCTCACTATCTTTGCCTTCTGGTTCAAGAAAAAGCTGATGGGCCTGCCGCTGCGCAAAACGCACAACCTTATCTTCAATAGAAGGACAATACCTCGGGCCAACGCCTTCCACCACGCCGGTATACAGCGGTGCGCGATGCAGATTATCTCGGATAATACCATGCGTTGTTTCCGTCGTGTAGCCCAGCCAGCAAGGAAGCTGATTTTCCGGGTTGTTTCCCCAAAACATGCTTCTAGTCGGCATAAACGAAAAATATTTTGGCTCGCTGTCACCCGGCTGAATTACGAACTTAGAGAAATCTACTGAGCTCTTCAGAATCCGAGGAGGCGTTCCGGTTTTAAACCGGCCAAGTTCTATGCCGCGTAGTTTCAGATCCTCAGACAGGGACCCCGAGGTGATTTCTCCGGCCGGTCCGCCTTCATAAAGCGCTTCCCCAATTATTATCCTGCTTCTGAGGTATGTTCCACCCGTCAGAACAATACTGCCTGCCTCAAAGACTGCGCCTGTACGCGTGACAACACCTTTAAGTTTATCCCCATCAAAATGGAGCCGCTCGACCAAAGCCTGTATCAAGGTAAGCTTGGCCTGATTGTATAGGTTGCTTAACATCCGATGGTGATAAGCTTTTTTATCTGATTGAACTCTTAGTGCATGGACCGCCGGCCCTTTGCCCGTATTCAGCAGCCTGGCCTGAAGTGCTGTCTCATCGGCAACAATTCCCATCTGACCACCTAGCGCATCAATCTCCCGCACCAGATGGCCTTTCGCCGGACCGCCTACGGACGGATTGCACGGCATATGCGCAACTTTATCTAAATTAATCGTAAGCAGCAGTGTATCGCATCCCATACGGGCAGAGGCGAGAGCAGCCTCACATCCGGCATGTCCCGCCCCGACAACAATTACATCATATTTTCCAGCAAAATAATCCACAATTAACCTACTTTCCAATACAGAATCGGGAAAAAATATTATTAAGCAACTCTTCCTGAACCTGATGCCCCGTAATCAAAGAGATTTCTTCGAGGGCTGAACGGACATCGATCGATACCAGATCAAATGGGACATTCGCATAGACAGCTTCAAGGGCTTTTTCCAGAGAGTGAATGCAATTTTCCAGAGCTTGAATTTGACGAATATTCGATAATAACGGATCAATTGTGACGGATATCTCTCCTTCAAAAACCCTGCTTAGGATTTCCTTTTCTAGTTCAGCAAAGCCAATCCTGTTTTTTACAGAAAACGCCAGCGCAAAAACTTCAGGAGAAAGAAAGGTATCCTTAAATTCATAAGAAGACAAAAGATCAATTTTATTAATCAAAACAATAGTTTTATTGGCGTATTCCTCAAGAATTGTTTTTTCTTCGTTCGTGAGCCTCCCAGAACGAATCTCGGAGGCATCGAGCAAGAGCAGAATGACATCTGCCATACTAAGCGCTTTCCAGGCTCTCTCAATGCCAATCATTTCGACTGGATCATCACTTTCTCGGATTCCGGCAGTATCGGTAAGGTGAAGCAGTACTTCACCAATCTTGATATATTCATGAATCTCATCCCGGGTTGTTCCTGGAATATCCGTGACAATCGCTCTTTCTTCGTGCAAAAGTGCATTCAGCAGACTGGATTTTCCAACATTCGGCCTACCAGCAATTACCGTGGAAAGACCTTCCCTGATAATTTTACCGGTCTTACTTCCTTTGAAAATTTCTAAAGAATTTTCTTTAGCATTTAATATTTTTTCAGACAGTTCTTTCAGTGCCAAATCATCAATTTCATCTTCCGGAAAATCAATGGTTGCTTCAATATAGGACAGGATATCCAAAATATCCTGTCTGACTTCATTAATTCTGGAGGACAATCTCCCTCCGAGCTGAAGCAAAGCCAAGTCCGCAGATAGCTCTGTCCTAGAGGAAATCAAGTCAATTAACGCTTCGGCCTGAACAAGATCCATTTTCCCATTCAAAAAAGCCCTTTTGCTGAATTCACCGGGTTCTGCCAAGCGCGCTCCCTGCCGAAGACAGGCTTCAATGATCCTTCTTGCGGGTATTAATCCGCCATGACAATTTATTTCATAAACATCCTCACCCGTAAAAGAATGAGGCCCTTTCATCCTGCTGATCAGGACTTGATCAAGCTGCATCGCACCATCATAAAAGTTCCCTAAATGAAGCGTAAATGTTGTGTCGGACAGCCATTTGTCTTGATGGACGGGACAAAAACAAACATCCAATATTTTTTGGGCTTGCTTTCCGCTTAAACGGATAACATGAATGGCCCCTTCTCCGGCCGGTGTAGCCAAGCCGACAATCGTATCATCCATTTTTCTCAACTCCAGAAATAGTAAAACTTAGCGTTCTATCTGAAAATAATAAACCTTTCTGACAGAAAAGTAAAAGGGGTTGCCCCCTTCTACATAATTATGCCTTTTCTATATGATTCCGTTTTAAAGCAAGGACAACTCTTCGGTGAGGCTCTTCCCCTTCACTAAAAGTCGTTACTTTCAATTCATTTTGCAGGGCCGTATGAATAATCCGCCGTTCTTGAGGACTCATCGGTTCTAAAACAATTCTATTGCCGCTTTTCTTAACCTTTTCAGCCAG
This genomic stretch from Dehalobacter restrictus DSM 9455 harbors:
- the yyaC gene encoding spore protease YyaC, with amino-acid sequence MNPLPGIREKEHLRAHYTDRPGLYQLQLRLKKYLKAAAGRPVVLLCIGTDRSTGDSLGPLTGTKLDEKGLSGLTVVGTLEKPVHAENLESTLKNLFAKYCNPYIIALDACLGQLDSVGYISLAEGPLKPGTAVKKELPEVGEIHLTGIVNINGFMQYMVLQNTRLSIVWQMSEVLCNLFQRTYFLLNQS
- a CDS encoding DUF4446 family protein; its protein translation is MFSILEPELIIVLAVSVVALIVTVIAIVMTNALRVRMSKFEKSYISLQTFLSGTQLEELLSANLKEVAELSRIAAEHGQRLKLAEDKARNGIDRAELVRFNSFENMGADLSFALALLNQEKTGVVLTGIHSVEECRIYAKGIEKGQANVKLSPEEKFAIEKASKNELTI
- a CDS encoding ParB/RepB/Spo0J family partition protein, translated to MSKKGLGRGLGALITERETESSEIKEIMLADIVPNPGQPRREFDREKLQELADSIQEHGLLQPILVKPEGSRYIIIAGERRFRATQLAGIDRINCIVRDCTEQEMTEKALIENIQRADLSPVEEGLAYARLIQDYGLTQEQVARRVGKGRPTVANLLRIIQLPAEVLELINKEAISLGHAKVILSLENKEQQISLAKRAVEGLLSVRETETIVQNSEKKVQPAKNAVKTPKNKSYSSLNDIEEKLRHSFQTKVAVSGSEEKGKIEINYYSRDELNRLLERWEIEV
- a CDS encoding ParA family protein is translated as MARIIAIANQKGGVAKTTTAVNLSSSLVEKGKKVLLVDLDPQGNATSGCGIMKHRLSRCIYDVIINEENIQSVIADTELKNLKVAPARIELAGAEIELVSQLYREGKLATALQGIKDEFDFIIIDCPPSLGLLTLNALCAATDVLIPIQCEYYALEGLSLLVNTLDKVKRSINRDLQVIGVLLTMFDARTNLSIQVVDEVKKYFRDKVFRTIIPRNVRLSEAPSHGQPIILYDSKSRGAEVYRDLAEEVLERV
- the rsmG gene encoding 16S rRNA (guanine(527)-N(7))-methyltransferase RsmG; this encodes MNDQFLEMDLKEPLSVLHDKVRDVLSLELSAEHLEKFEQYTVLLLQRNEQMNLTAITDPAEMVIKHYLDSLVFVKWIMHYYPNGQIVIADLGTGAGFPGIPIKILLPQIKVVLVDALAKRIHFLQEVCDSLGLKVETCHARAEDIGRSKAYRQRFDITVARAVAELPVLLEYATPLLKVGGRFIAAKGIDPENEITLAKNALRILNCEVEHVEKYSLAEGADNRSLIIVKKILNTPAQYPRQAGKPKKTPL
- the mnmG gene encoding tRNA uridine-5-carboxymethylaminomethyl(34) synthesis enzyme MnmG, whose translation is MDYFAGKYDVIVVGAGHAGCEAALASARMGCDTLLLTINLDKVAHMPCNPSVGGPAKGHLVREIDALGGQMGIVADETALQARLLNTGKGPAVHALRVQSDKKAYHHRMLSNLYNQAKLTLIQALVERLHFDGDKLKGVVTRTGAVFEAGSIVLTGGTYLRSRIIIGEALYEGGPAGEITSGSLSEDLKLRGIELGRFKTGTPPRILKSSVDFSKFVIQPGDSEPKYFSFMPTRSMFWGNNPENQLPCWLGYTTETTHGIIRDNLHRAPLYTGVVEGVGPRYCPSIEDKVVRFAQRQAHQLFLEPEGKDSEELYVAGLSTSLPEEIQHMFFRSIPGLENVQILRPGYAIEYDYVKPYQLSLTLEVRNLPGLFTAGQLNGTSGYEEAAGQGLMAGINAALKALRREPFILKRSDGYLGVLIDDLVNKEICEPYRLLTSRAEYRLLLRQDNADLRLTEKGRKLGLVADDRWKIFEQKLNNLERIFQQWKTITFSPASADIQELLIEAGSTPLRSGIKAEELVKRPEIIPDLLPRFMPEMGTYDAEVLEEASIQIKYEGYIQKQQEEVNRFIKLEEKVLPVNLDYLKIKGLSNEARQRLNGVQPINVGQASRISGVSPADISVLLIYLEQRRRNISDE